The Bacillus vallismortis genome window below encodes:
- a CDS encoding glycosyltransferase family 2 protein — MKASVIIPAYNSKERLYNSLLSLNQQECDEEFEVIVADNGSEDGTLPMLETFQADFPLIFTRIKENRGIAYGRNQALRNARGDILIFHDSDMLAAKDLVAKHIKAHENEENLVVCGLFWKRIYSFYYERFEDEHKEQLAKLVDEMPKKDKQKLLKEEDIKNGSFLDKSFDLDTDFIDVLKRILDEYGDDLKGYHMPWRFFITNNSSVKRKHVTDLGLFDEGIVRYGFEDYDLGIRLHQAGLTFRLHRDIVSVHQEHPSNCKSVDDIRANIAYMCDKYNNIRSLDVHLAFNGPFPPDMTNGIMADIQKLLEARKYDLLLNLFLELLHVVKERNIDPDWQKKAPRVTAKNFDLQTVRKLLPKAKKKLGVNDFANALYALVNDLLHVDLR, encoded by the coding sequence GTGAAAGCAAGCGTTATTATTCCTGCATATAATTCAAAGGAGCGTCTCTATAACAGCCTTCTGTCATTAAACCAGCAGGAGTGCGATGAAGAATTTGAAGTCATTGTAGCAGACAATGGCTCTGAGGATGGGACGCTCCCAATGCTTGAGACATTTCAAGCAGATTTTCCGCTGATCTTTACACGGATTAAAGAAAACAGGGGCATTGCGTATGGACGAAATCAAGCGCTTCGCAACGCCAGAGGAGATATCCTGATTTTTCATGACAGCGATATGCTTGCGGCAAAGGACCTTGTGGCAAAGCATATTAAAGCCCATGAGAACGAAGAGAATCTTGTGGTGTGCGGTTTGTTTTGGAAACGGATCTACAGTTTTTATTATGAACGCTTTGAAGATGAACATAAGGAACAGCTCGCAAAGCTCGTAGACGAAATGCCGAAGAAAGACAAACAAAAGCTGCTGAAGGAAGAGGACATCAAAAACGGAAGCTTTCTGGACAAAAGCTTCGACCTTGATACCGACTTTATTGACGTGCTCAAGCGGATTTTAGATGAGTACGGCGATGACCTGAAAGGCTACCATATGCCATGGCGCTTTTTTATCACGAATAATTCCTCTGTCAAACGCAAGCATGTGACTGACCTCGGTTTATTTGATGAAGGCATTGTGCGGTACGGATTTGAGGATTATGACCTCGGAATCAGGCTTCATCAGGCCGGGCTGACGTTCAGGCTGCATCGCGATATTGTCAGTGTTCATCAAGAGCACCCGAGCAATTGTAAGTCGGTAGACGATATTCGGGCAAATATTGCCTACATGTGCGATAAATACAACAACATCCGCTCCTTAGACGTTCATCTCGCTTTTAACGGGCCGTTCCCGCCTGACATGACGAACGGCATCATGGCTGATATTCAAAAGCTTTTGGAAGCTCGCAAATACGACTTGCTGCTGAATCTGTTTCTTGAGCTGCTTCATGTTGTCAAAGAACGCAACATTGACCCGGATTGGCAAAAGAAAGCCCCTAGGGTGACGGCGAAAAACTTTGATTTACAAACTGTCCGTAAGCTTCTGCCAAAAGCGAAGAAAAAGCTTGGCGTAAATGATTTCGCCAACGCGCTGTATGCGCTTGTCAACGATTTGCTGCACGTGGATCTTAGATAA
- a CDS encoding putative nucleotide-diphospho-sugar transferase translates to MSTFHFSTIVSRTHIFKLMPMIHSLHEHCDDFHLYVLCVDQKAYELLQHVPWEHVTFVQLHEMEDPELLKAKSNRTFHEYCWTLKPAFLFHVMSKWNDAEYFAHMDTDLFFFSDPACIFAENPAASLYLTDHRNSPRFLSYYERTGRFNTGFVGAANTKEAYEAVWQWRQDCIAFCTVEMNTERKTYGDQRYVEKWPSQYKDVHIVKSIGANTALWNIENYKVGQKDGRVYVDETPLVFYHFSGFTLVTEKEFNLCWYYQIEDEAAIEMIYMPYVLNLKRWIDEIQAAFPDFADGFIPKHAVPDTHFVQLD, encoded by the coding sequence GTGAGTACATTTCATTTTTCAACAATAGTGTCAAGGACGCATATCTTTAAGCTCATGCCGATGATTCATTCGCTCCATGAGCATTGCGATGATTTTCATTTGTATGTGCTGTGTGTCGATCAAAAAGCGTATGAGTTGCTTCAGCACGTGCCATGGGAGCATGTGACCTTTGTGCAGCTGCATGAAATGGAAGACCCGGAGCTGCTGAAAGCGAAAAGCAATCGAACGTTTCATGAATATTGCTGGACATTAAAACCCGCTTTTTTGTTCCATGTTATGAGCAAATGGAATGATGCGGAATACTTTGCCCATATGGATACCGATCTGTTTTTCTTTTCTGATCCAGCATGTATTTTTGCCGAAAACCCAGCGGCTTCTCTATATTTGACTGATCACCGGAACTCGCCGCGGTTCCTGTCCTACTATGAACGGACCGGCCGCTTTAACACAGGCTTTGTCGGTGCCGCGAATACGAAAGAAGCATATGAAGCGGTGTGGCAGTGGAGACAGGACTGCATTGCATTTTGTACAGTAGAAATGAATACGGAACGAAAGACATACGGTGACCAAAGGTATGTGGAGAAGTGGCCGTCGCAGTATAAGGATGTGCATATTGTCAAATCAATCGGGGCCAATACAGCGCTTTGGAATATCGAAAACTATAAGGTCGGGCAAAAGGACGGCCGCGTGTATGTCGATGAAACGCCGCTGGTGTTCTATCATTTCTCCGGGTTTACATTGGTGACGGAAAAAGAGTTTAATCTTTGCTGGTATTATCAGATTGAAGACGAAGCGGCAATTGAAATGATTTATATGCCGTATGTGTTAAACCTGAAAAGATGGATTGACGAAATACAGGCGGCGTTCCCGGACTTTGCGGACGGTTTTATTCCAAAGCACGCGGTGCCGGATACTCATTTTGTACAGCTCGATTAA
- a CDS encoding MFS transporter, which yields MAIAAPLKEKTVQKPGTTVYPILVIIGICHMLNDSLQAVIPAMFPILERSMSLTFTQLGIIAFTLNMVSSVMQPVVGWYTDKRPLPYALPIGLTASMLGIFGLAFAPSFITILCCVFFIGLGSAIFHPEGSRVAYMAAGTKRGLAQSIYQVGGNSGQAMAPLITALILVPLGQFGAVWFTLVAALAVMFLLYIAKWYAARLGSLTQKSGKQKKTAENTAITKSVISALIMIIFLIFARSWYMSAIGNFYTFYAIDTYHVSIQQAQSYIFVFLLFGAVGTFVGGPLADCFGKRFVILCSLLCSAPLAIFLPFAGPVLAYGVLALIGLVLMSSFSVTVVYAQELVPGKIGTMSGLTVGLAFGMGAIGAVALGALIDAAGLTPTMIATAFLPVLGILAFLLPSDQKLREWHK from the coding sequence TTGGCTATCGCCGCCCCGTTAAAAGAAAAAACCGTTCAAAAACCAGGCACCACGGTGTATCCGATTTTGGTGATCATTGGAATCTGCCATATGCTCAACGATTCGCTGCAAGCCGTGATTCCGGCCATGTTTCCTATTTTGGAACGCTCCATGAGCCTGACGTTTACACAGCTCGGCATCATCGCTTTCACATTAAACATGGTGTCATCTGTGATGCAGCCTGTCGTCGGCTGGTATACCGATAAACGGCCGCTGCCTTACGCGCTGCCAATCGGCCTGACCGCCAGCATGCTCGGCATTTTTGGCCTTGCATTTGCCCCCTCATTCATAACGATCTTATGCTGTGTGTTTTTCATCGGATTAGGTTCGGCCATTTTCCATCCGGAAGGCTCCCGTGTGGCATACATGGCCGCCGGCACAAAACGCGGGCTCGCCCAGTCGATCTATCAGGTGGGCGGAAACTCAGGCCAGGCGATGGCGCCTCTCATCACCGCGCTGATCCTTGTGCCGCTCGGGCAATTCGGCGCCGTTTGGTTCACGCTTGTCGCCGCGCTTGCTGTTATGTTTCTGCTTTATATTGCGAAATGGTACGCCGCACGTCTCGGAAGCCTTACCCAGAAGTCCGGCAAACAAAAGAAAACGGCTGAAAACACGGCCATTACCAAGTCTGTTATTTCTGCTCTTATCATGATTATATTTTTAATTTTTGCGCGTTCTTGGTATATGAGTGCGATCGGCAACTTTTACACGTTTTACGCGATCGATACATATCACGTAAGCATCCAGCAGGCGCAGAGTTATATTTTTGTCTTTTTGCTGTTCGGCGCTGTCGGCACGTTTGTCGGCGGCCCGCTCGCAGATTGTTTCGGAAAACGCTTCGTGATCCTCTGTTCGCTGCTGTGCTCGGCGCCGCTGGCGATTTTTCTTCCATTTGCAGGACCTGTGCTCGCCTATGGCGTGCTCGCATTAATCGGCTTAGTGCTGATGTCGAGCTTTTCAGTAACGGTTGTCTACGCACAGGAGCTTGTTCCCGGAAAAATCGGTACAATGTCCGGTTTGACTGTCGGGCTCGCCTTCGGGATGGGCGCGATTGGCGCTGTAGCGTTGGGCGCTCTGATTGACGCCGCGGGACTGACCCCGACGATGATTGCCACCGCCTTTCTCCCTGTGCTCGGCATCCTAGCCTTCCTATTGCCGAGCGATCAGAAGCTGAGAGAATGGCATAAGTGA
- a CDS encoding YjjG family noncanonical pyrimidine nucleotidase, with protein MKQYRTLLFDVDDTILDFRAAEALALRLLFEDQNIPLTDEMKMQYKTINQGLWSAFEEGKMTRDEVVNTRFAALFKEYSYEADGTLLEQKYRSFLEEGHQLVDGAFDLISNLQYQFDLYIVTNGVSKTQYKRLRDSGLFPFFKDIFVSEDTGYQKPMKEYFDYVFERIPSFSAEHALIIGDSLTADIKGGQLAGLDTCWINPDMKPNKSETVPTYEIRKLEELYHILNIKNNVSCSLG; from the coding sequence ATGAAACAATACCGCACTTTATTATTTGATGTAGATGATACCATCCTTGATTTTAGAGCGGCAGAAGCATTAGCGCTGCGTTTGCTGTTTGAAGATCAGAACATTCCTTTAACAGATGAAATGAAGATGCAGTATAAAACAATCAATCAAGGTCTCTGGAGTGCCTTTGAAGAAGGAAAAATGACACGGGATGAAGTCGTGAACACCCGTTTTGCCGCTTTGTTCAAGGAATACAGTTATGAGGCGGACGGCACCTTGCTTGAGCAAAAATACCGTAGCTTTCTTGAAGAAGGGCATCAGCTTGTTGACGGCGCCTTTGATCTCATCTCAAACCTGCAGTATCAGTTTGATTTGTATATCGTGACAAACGGCGTGTCTAAGACGCAGTACAAGCGTCTCCGTGATTCAGGATTATTTCCGTTTTTTAAAGATATTTTCGTATCTGAAGACACCGGCTACCAAAAGCCAATGAAGGAATATTTCGATTACGTGTTTGAACGGATTCCCTCATTTTCAGCAGAGCACGCATTAATTATCGGTGATTCGCTGACTGCCGATATCAAAGGCGGACAGCTCGCCGGGCTTGATACTTGCTGGATTAACCCTGACATGAAGCCGAATAAGTCAGAAACAGTGCCAACTTATGAGATTCGTAAGCTTGAAGAGCTGTATCACATTTTGAATATCAAAAATAACGTCAGCTGCTCATTAGGCTGA